The nucleotide window GTTGCCGCCGGTGGCAAGCGGGTCTATCTGGTTTCCGCCGATGTTTACAGGCCTGCCGCCATGGAGCAGTTGAAGGTGCTCGGCGAGCAAATCGGCGCGGGCATTTTCGATGCGGCCGGGCTCGCCGATCCGGTAGAGATTTGCAGGCTGGCCGTCGAGGAGGCAAGGAGCAGCGGCTATGAGGTAATCATCGTTGATACAGCCGGGCGGCTGGCGATAGATGTCCCGATGATGGAGGAGTTAAAGAAGATCAAATCTTTAATCAATCCCACCGAGATCCTTTTTGTAGCGGATGCGATGACCGGTCAGGATGCCGTCAATGTTGCGGGACGTTTTGATGAACTGCTCGGGATTGACGGCGTTATAATGACAAAGATGGATGGAGATGCCCGCGGCGGCGCCGCCCTGTCTCTCAAGGCTGTAATCGGCAAGCCGATCAAGTTTGTCGGCGCGGGGGAGAAGATAGACGCCCTGGAGGTGTTTCATCCCGAAAGAATGGCTTCCCGGATTCTGGGAATGGGCGATGTTTTGACCCTGGTGGAGAAGGCCCAGGAGGCGGTTGACGTAAAACAGCAGCGGGAGCTGGAAAAAAAGCTCCGGAAAAACGAGTTTACCCTCGATGATCTGCGGACGCAGATGAAGCAGATAAGCAAGATGGGGCCTCTGCAGGATGTTATCGGGATGCTGCCGGGAATGAATAAGGTAAAGGCGCTGAAGGATCTCAAGCCGGACGAACGCGAGCTCGTCCGGACAGGGGCGATCATCGATTCAATGACGCCGCGGGAGCGGAGAAATTACCTGATTATCGACGGCAGCCGGCGTAAACGGATTGCCCGCGGAAGCGGTACAACGGTTCAGGATGTCAACACGCTGCTGAAAAATTATGTGGAAATGAGAAAATTAATGAAGCGGTTTACCAAGGGAGGAATAAAATCACTACGTAGGGGAAATTTCCCCTTTTAATATAAAAAAAAATATGATATTTGTCCCCGCTCGTTTAAGAATAATTTTAGGAGGTGGCAGTTAAGGTATATGGCGGTAAAAATCAGATTGACAAGAAAAGGCAGCAAGGGGAAGCCGATCTACAGGGTGGTGGCTGCGGACTCGCAATGCCCGAGGGACGGAGCATTTCTTGAAATATTGGGCAATTATGACCCGAACAAAAATCCTGCCGAGGTGGTTTTAAAAGAGGAGCGCATCAAACAGTGGATTGCGGTTGGCGCCAGACCAACGCTTACGGTGTCTCAGCTGCTCCGCAAAAAGGGGATCGGTGTTTAGTTTTTTGTGACGAGGGAGGCTAAAGGCGATGAAAGAGTTGATTGCTTATATTGCTCGCGCTCTTGTGGATAACCCTGAGATGGTTAATGTTACAGAGGTGGTCGGGGAGCAGACTTCCGTTCTGGAATTGAGAGTCGCCAAAGAAGATCTTGGTAAAGTCATCGGCAAGCAGGGGAAGACTGCCAAGGCGATGAGGACCATCTTAAGCGCCGCCTCAACGAAGATACACAAACGTTCGGTTCTTGAAATTGTTGAATAGTGACAATTAATTGAATAGTAGCCATGAAGCTCATTGAAATAGGCAAGGTTGTCCGTTCCCATGGTTTGGGGGGACGGATAAAGGTCTTGTCATATCTGCAATCGCCGGATGTGCTGGAATCTGTTTCCGATTTGTTTTTGGGAGAGAGCCCGGCCGCTGTCGTCGCTTATCCCTTGGGCGGTATTCAGAACGGGGAGGGTTTCTTCATCATGAAACTCGCCGGGATAGATAACCGTAATGAGGCCGAAAAGCTCCGGGGGCTCCTTGTCTGGATGTCTGCCGAAAAGATGAAGCCGCTGCAAGAGGATGAGTATTACTGGCAGGATATTATAGGCATGCAGGCATTTACAGAGGAAAACGAGCCGTTGGGACGTATTGAAACGGTGTTTCCGACGGGTAGCAATGATGTTTATGTGTGCAGGGATGATCAGCGGGAGATACTGATTCCCGCCCTGGTCGAGGTTATAATAAAGATCGATGTCGAGCGCAGGGTCATGGTTGTCAGATTGCCGGAAGGGTTCTTTGAGCAATGATCCGTTTTGATATTCTGACAATCTTTCCGGAGATGTTTGAATCCCCCCTCCAGAGCAGCATCCTGAAGAAGGCAATTGACCGGGGCATTATTGAGGTTAATCTATACGACATCCGGGCTTATGCCGAAGACAGACATCGCATGACGGATGACTCCCCTTACGGCGGCGGGGGGGGAATGGTGATGAAGGTTGAGCCTATAGACCGCGCCCTCAGCGCTGTTCCGTTATTGAATGGGGATGCGCCGGTTATTCTGCTGACGCCTCAGGGAGAGCCGCTCTGTCAAAAGATGGCAAAAGAGCTCGCCCTCCAGCCGCAGCTTGTCATGGTCTGCGGTCATTATGAGGGGGTTGACGAGAGGGTAAGAAGGCACCTCGTTAATCGGGAAATTTCCATTGGGGATTACGTGCTTACTGGCGGTGAGCTTTCGGCGCTGGTTCTGCTGGACGCCGTTTCGCGATTTGTGCCGGGCGTTCTGGGAAACAGTGAATCCGCCGTGACTGATTCGTTTGCGGAGGGTTTGCTTGAATACCCTCATTACACGAGGCCGCCGGAGTATCGCGGCTGGGGAGTCCCCAATGTTCTTCTCTCTGGAAACCACCGTGAGATTGAGGAGTGGCGGCGCCGGCAGTCATTAATCAGAACAAGAAACAAAAGGCCGGATCTGATGGGAAAGGCCGAGTTGACGGACAAAGAGAGGCTGCACTTAGCGGAATAGAGATTATTTAAATAATGATGTCAAGCCATGATATACGAGGCAAACGCTGTAACCAAAAATACCACAGAGGAAGATTGAAGGAGCGAAAAGAAGATGAATCCTATTGAATTTATAGAAAAAGAGCAGATGAGGGGAGATATCCCTGATTTCAGTACCGGTGATACGGTAAAGGTTTTTATCCGCATCGTCGAGGGGCAGAAGCAGCGTATTCAGGCTTTTGAAGGTGCGGTTATCCGCCGCCGCCGAGGGGACATTCGCGCGAGTTTCACTGTCAGGAAGGTTTCTTATGGCATCGGCGTGGAAAAGACCTTCCCGATGCACTCTCCCTCCATAGATCATGTTGAGGTGATCTCCCGGGGCAAGGTTCGACGTTCCCGACTTTATTATCTGAGAAGCCTGAGGGGCAAGCGCGCCAAGATCAAGGAAGCCGAAAAATAGGGAGTTTTTTGCAAGAGGCTTCTGTTGGGGGGCTTGTTAAATGGCCAGGAACCCGGAGATGGGCAGCTTTGAGCGCCGCGCCGGCGGGCGAGGGTATTGCGCTATTGCCGGCATCGACGAAGCGGGCCGCGGGCCTCTGGCGGGTCCGGTTGTCGCCGCCGCGGTAGTGCTGCCGCAGGGGTATGAACATCCAGAGATAAACGACTCCAAGAAGCTTTCCGCCAAAAGGCGCGAAAGACTTTATGATGTAATACAAAGAGACGCGGTTGCCATTGGCGTCGGCGTTTCGGACGTGCAGGTCATAGATTCCATCAACATACTGCGGGCGACGCTGCTGGCGATGAAAGAGGCCGTTTGCGGCCTTTGCCCCCGCCCTGATTATCTGCTGATAGACGGTTTGAACGGCATTGTTCTGGATATCCCGCAGGAAGCCATCGTGCGCGGTGATTCTCTCAGTATTTCAATAGCAGCGGCCTCGATTATTGCCAAGGTCTCTCGGGACCGGCTGATGGAGATGTACCACCGTCAGTTCCCCGCCTATAATTTTCTTAAAAACAAGGGATACGGAACAAAAGAGCACCGGGAGGCAATCGTTAAATACGGGCGATGCAAGATTCATCGGCGCTCTTTTCATGTCGCAGGGGTTGACGATCTTGTTGCAAGCGGCAGCCTGCTGTGATGGTTGCTCCTTTTTCAGACGGGGATTTGCCATGACTTTTGCTCGGCTGGGTGTGGGGAAAAGGGGCGAAGAACTGGCGGCCGTTTACCTTGCGAAGGTCGGATACCGGATCATTGAGAGAAATTACCGGTGTATTTTCGGCGAGATCGATATTGTCGCCGAAGAAGGCGGCAGCATCGTTTTTATTGAGGTAAAGAGCAGACGTTCCATTGCCTACGGCGATCCTCAACTGGCGGTTGGCGCCAGGAAGCAGAAAAAAATTTCGATGGTCGCGCTCAATTATATCGAAGAAAAACACCAGCACAGCCGCAACGCCAGGTTTGACGTCGTCGCGGTAAAAATCCTCCCCGCCGGGACGAACATAGAGCTTATCAAAAATGCCTTCGAACTGGCCTTCTAAAAATGGGTCAGGGGCGGCTTGCCGATCGGATAGACATTGAATCCGATTTCGAAACAGGAACGGTGCTCAAGGATGTTTCTGCCATCGAAGATAAAGGCCGGCTTTTCCATGCTGTCGTAAATTCTCTGAAAATCAAGGTCTTTGTATATCCCCCATTCCGTCATGACGGCAATTGCGTGGCATCCTGCCGCGGCGCTGTACGGGTCTTCTAAGTAGCTGACCTTGCCTTCATCGCCGGAAAGGTCCTTGCGGGCGTTTTTCAGCGCCTGGGGGTCGGTGACGATGACTATGGCCCGCTCCTCGATAAGTCTGCGGGCGATGTAAATGGCCGGGCTTTCCCGGGTGTCGCCCGTATCGGCCTTGAAGGCGAAGCCGAAGAGGGCGATTTTCTTGCCGGCGAGGGTGTTGAACATCGCCCCGAGCATGCCCTGAATGAAGCGCTCCTGCTGATAATCGTTTATCCGGATGACCATTTCCCAGTAATCTGCTACCTCATTTAGCCCATAATTTCTGCAGAGATAGACAAGATTCAGGATGTCTTTCCTGAAACAGGAACCGCCAAAGCCGATGCTCGCATTCAGGAATTTTGAGCCTATCCGGCTATCCATGCCGACGGCGCGGGAGACCTCGACGACATTTGCCTCCGCCTTTTCACAAAGGGCGGAAATGGTGTTGATCGAAGATATTCTCTGGGCGAGAAAGGCGTTGGCGACAAGCTTGGAGAGTTCACTGCTCCAGATATTGGAGGTTAATATCCGTTCACGGGGAACCCAGTGGGCGAAAATGTCGGCAAGAATTCCCCTTGCCTTGAGTCCCTCCTTGGTTTCCCGCGACCCGATCAGGACGCGGTCCGGGTTCTCCAGGTCATGCACGGCGCTCCCTTCGGCGAGAAACTCCGGATTGGAAAGGACATCAAAATGGATTTCCTGCTTCCCGCTGTTGAGGATTCTTTCCATCGCCAGGGCGGTTTTTACAGGCAGCGTGCTTTTTTCGATCACGATCTTCGCCGATTGCGAGAACTCCAGAATCTGCCGGGCGGTTTTTTCCCAGTACTGAAGATCGGCGGCAAGCCCCGCGCCGAGGCCAAAGGACTTGGTCGGGGTGTTGACGCTGACGAAGATGATCTCATTTTCCCGGATGCCTTGTTCGATGTCGGTGCTGAAAAAGAGGTTTCTCCCCCGGGAACTCCGGACAAGTTCATCCAGCCCCGGTTCGTAGATCGGCAGATTGTCCGAATTCCAGGCGGCAATCCGTTCAGAATCAATGTCCACAACCGTAACCCGGCAGTGGGGACACTTGCCGGCGATCATCGCCATCGTGGGGCCGCCGACATAACCGGCGCCGATACAGAGAATATTTACTTGATTCATTGCATCCTCATTATTCTATAAGAAAACGGTTGTATATGTATCAGTTTGTATGAAAATCCCCCCTTGCCCCCCTTTGCCAAAGGGGGGCAAGGGGGGATTTTCATGCTTCGTTGTGCCCCACGGGCATGGGGGTTTGTATGAAAGTAGAATTTATACTAACAATATCTGTGTCTTACAGCGCAGAACTTTTGGAACCTGCGGACGCGACGGAGCGCGTCCCACCATTTTCATCATTCGTTGCGCCCGCTTCGGGCATGGGGGTTTTTTATCAAACCGGAAAAATAGTCGATCGTTTTTTTCAAACCCTCGTCAAGCTGGATCTGCGGTTCCCACCCCAATTTTTCTCTGGCCAGCGTTATATCCGGCCGCCGCTGGGTCGGATCGTCCTGGGGAAGGGGACGAAAAACGATTTTCGAGGAGGAATTTGTTATATCTATAATTTTTTGGGCGAGCTGCAGAATGGTAAATTCCTGAGGATTTCCGATGTTGACCGGTCCCGTAAATCCTTCCGGGGAATTCATCATCCGGATCAGCCCGTCGATCAGGTCATCGACGTAACAGAAGGAACGGGTCTGGGAGCCTTCGCCGAAAACCGTTATCTCCTCTCCCCGCAGCGCCTGAACGATAAAGTTACTGACGACGCGTCCGTCGTTCACCGCCATGCGAGGGCCGTATGTATTGAATATTCTAACTATTTTTATATCAAGATGATTCTGGCGATGATAATCCATCATCAGGCATTCGGCGGCCCGCTTTCCCTCATCGTAGCAGCTTCTGATTCCGATCGGATTGACTCGGCCCCAGTATCCCTCCTCTTGGGGATGCATCTCCGGGTCTCCGTACACCTCCGAGGTGGAGGCCTGCAGGATTCTCGCCTTCACCCGCTTGGCAAGCCCCAGGGTGTTGATGGCCCCCATCACGCTGGTTTTGATCGTTTTGATCGGATTATACTGGTAATGGACGGGGGAGGCCGGGCAGGCGAGGTTATATATCTGATCGACTTCGAGGTAGATGGGATTGATGATGTCGTGGCGGATCAGTTCGAAATTTTTATTGTTTAAAAAGGGGATGATATTATCCTTACTGCCGGTGAAAAAATTGTCGAGGCAAAGAACCTCCTGACCTTCGGCGAGCAGACGTTCGCAGAGATGAGATCCTATAAAGCCCGCGCCGCCGGTAATAAGTATTCTGTTCATCGTTTTTGCACCTCTGGTTAGTCTTTTAATGCAAATTTTCTAAAAAACAGGTTGATGGTTCGTGCCGATATCATATAAAAGCAGCAAGCACAAGTGCCGGGGTTCGTGAAAATTCGCAGACAGTGCCTCTGGCGCCCCCGATGGCGGCCTCCCAGGAAAAAGGTAATTCATGAAACAAAATATTAATAAACAAAGCAAGCAGTTTGCGGATAAAAAGGCGGTAGCGGAAAAACCTGTGATTTACGCGGAAATGTTTGCTCCGGCGCGAAATACCGACCGCGATCATTCCGGGACTCTTTATCTGGTGGCAACCCCCATCGGCAACCTCGAGGATATTACCTTCCGAGCGGTAAGGGTCCTGCGGGAGGTGTCCCTGATCGCGGCGGAGGATACGAGGCACACCCGGATACTTCTGGAAAGGTACAACATTTCGACCCCGCTGACGAGTCTGTACGATCAGATTGAAAGAGAAAAAAGCGGTTTGATAATAGCAAGGCTGCTGGGGGGAGAAGACGTGGCCTATGTATCGGATGCGGGCACGCCGGGCATCTCCGATCCCGGATACATTCTGGTAAGAGAGGCCGTCTTACGGGGCATTAAAGTGTCGCCGATTCCGGGGGCTTCGGCTCTGGTTGCCTCGCTTTGCGTTTCCGGTTTGCCAATGGAAAGCTTTGTATTCATGGGTTTCTTGCCGTCAAAGGCGTCACGGCGCCGACAGTTGCTGACAAAGCTGCGCGAAGAGGAAAAAACTGTAATATTTTACGAATCGCCCAACAGGCTGAGGGAGTCCCTGAACGATATAAGGGAAATCTGGGGAGACCGAAATATGGTGGTTTCCCGGGAACTGACGAAAATCCATGAAGAGTTTGTGCGTGGTTCGGCGACAGAGGCGCTTGCCGCGTTCCAGGGAAGGGCAGTCAAAGGCGAGATCACGTTAGTTGTCGCCGGTTTTTTAAGAGAAAAGAGTGAAGTTTCGGATGAGGAAATAAAAATGCGGGGCGAAGAGTTGATTGAGAGTGGAGAAAAATCGTTGTCGAGAAGGGATGCGGCAAGCCGAATCGCTCAGGAGACAGGCGAATCCCGCCGGCGCATCTACAAGTTATTGTCAGTTTAGCATGCCGGTTCCGGATACTATTTTCTTGAACTGGCAAGTCGGGTGTGATAACTGCTACAACGATTTGGCCTTAATAGGGTTTTTGGATTTTTTCGTGACAGGCGATAATATTGCCGCTTTGCAGAGAGGATGGCGTGATGGAAGGTTTAACCGGTGTTGATGAAGGGGCAGTTATTAGCCAGGGGCGCTTGCTTAAACCAGATGATAAAATTTATGATCTTGTCGATGCAATTGCGGCGGCGGAATCTCTTTCCGGGGGCGCCGACAGAAGAAAGGCCAATCCGGAAATAATTTACGATCTTGTGGATGTAGTCGAAAAAAGGCCGAAAATGGCGTTTGTAGATGCGGGGCTCCACGACGAGATTATGAAGCGGGCCGTTGACATCGCCGAAAGAATTGCCAGGGAGGTGATCCCTGATATTGCCGAGCGCGTTATCCGTGCGGAGATAGAGAAACTGAAAAAAGAATCCTGACTGGTTGGACCATGAATATCCCTAATTTTATTACTCTGCTGCGAATAATTCTCGTGCCGGTTGTTGTCATCCTGTTGATCCAGGGATCATTTCTGAAGGCCTTGGCGGTATTCGTCATCGCGAGCATTTCCGATGCGGTTGATGGCTTTCTGGCGCGAGTCATGCACCAGCAGACCATTGTCGGCGCATATCTGGATCCGATCGCTGACAAGGCGCTTCTGGCCAGTACATTCGTAACCCTTTCCATTTTGCATGTCATTCCCGCCTGGCTTGCGGTCATCGTAATAAGTCGCGATTTTATGATTCTGCTGGGGATTTCCGTATTATTCATCATGTCTGTTTCGGTGGAAATTCGTCCTGCCCTGGTAAGCAAGATAACGACTGTCTTGCAGGTGAGCACTATTTTTCTGGCGCTTTTTATTCGCTGCCTGCCGGAAGGGATCGATCAGGGGTGGCTCATTATCTTGTATTGGGGGACGGCAATTTTTACAATAGTTTCAGGATTGCATTATATGTTTCGGGGAATCAATCTTATTAACAATGATTCAAAAAAGTGACATTTGCCTTGACAACAGGCTCTTTTCTTGTTAGACGACGAACCCTTCCGAGAGGAACGCATGCTACAGGCACGTAGCTCAGGGGGAGAGCGCCATCCTGACGCGGTGGATGTCCAGGGTTCAAATCCCTGCGTGCCTACCATATAAAACAGCCATGCCTTCGCAGGGAGAATGTTTTTTGTTATAGCGAAGCAGCAGCAGGGTAGTTTTAAGTAAGTGGGGCTGTTTTTTCGGGGCATCATTGCCAAGGCGCTGGTGCCCTTTCTTAATAGGAAAAGATAGATGGCGGCAGACATAATGGTTACGCTGCCGGATGGAAGAATTGTCTCGCATCCGGCGGGAACAGCAGTCAGGGACGTCCTGTCATTGGTGGCCGGCAAGGGTGACTCCTCTTTTGTGGCGGCAAAGGTAAACGGCGTTTCGGTCGATTTGACTTATCAGCTCCATACGGATGCCAGAGTCGAGCCGCTGGAGGCCTCGTCCCCGGAGGGGCTTGTGATTCTGCGTCACAGCATGGCGCATGTCATGGCACAGGCCGTTCAGGAGTCTTTTCCTGATGCCCAGGTTACGATTGGCCCGGCTATAGAAGATGGATTCTATTATGATTTTGACTATGCGCCTGGGTTCGCTCCTGAGGATCTGGCACAAATCGAATCCAGAATGAGGAAGATAGCCGCCGCCAATTTACCCTTTGAACGTCGCGATGTGAGTCGTCCGGAGGCGGTCGATATTTTTCGGGGAAAAGGCGAGAAGTATAAGGTGGAGATTATAGAAGATCTCCCGGAAGAGATAAAAACCGTAAGCATTTATTCCCAGGGTGGATATACGGATTTGTGCAGGGGGCCGCATATCCCTTCGACCGGGATGATCAAGGCCTTCAAGCTGCTCAACATTGCCGGCGCCTACTGGCGGGGCGACGAACATAACAAGATGCTGCAGCGCATCTACGGGACGGGATTTGCTTCTCAGCAGAATCTCGAAGAGCACTTGCAGTTGATAGAAGAGGCAAAAAAAAGGGATCACCGCCGCTTGGGCCGTGAGCTTGACCTGTTTCAGATAAACGACGAGGCTGGCCCCGGACTGGTAATTTTTCACCCGAAGGGGGCGATGCTCCGCACGATCATCGAGGATTGGGAGAAAAAGGAGCACCTGAAACGCGGCTATGGCCTTGTCATGGGACCCCAGATTCTCAAGGCCGATCTCTGGAAGCGTTCCGGTCATTTTGACCATTACCGGGAAAATATGTACTTCACCGAGGTGGACGAGCAGACCTACGGCATCAAGCCGATGAACTGTCTCTCCCACATGCTGATCTACAAAGCGAAGATCCGTTCCTACCGTGATTTGCCTTTGCGCTATTTTGAGCTGGGGACGGTGCATCGGCACGAAAAGGCCGGGGTATTGCATGGGCTTATGCGGGTTCGCCAGTTTACCCAGGATGATGCCCATATCCTCTGCGCGCCGGAGCAACTCAATGATGAGATCAAGTCTATTGCCGAGTTCGTGCATTACGCGATGGGAATTTTCGGCTTTGAATATGAGGTGGAGCTAAGCACGCGCCCGGATAATTCGATTGGCTCGGACGGGGACTGGGAGCTTGCCACGGGGGCATTGGAAAACGCCCTCAAGGACAGCGGAATTCCCTATGAGGTGAACGAGGGAGATGGCGCCTTCTATGGCCCCAAGATCGATTTCAAGATCAAGGACGCCCTGAAGAGAAAGTGGCAGTGTGCGACAATTCAGTGTGATTTTACGCTGCCGGAGCGTTTTGATTTAAGTTATATAGGAGAGGACGGGGAAAAGCACCGTCCCGTCATGCTGCACAGGGTTATTCTGGGTGCAATCGAAAGGTTCATGGGGGTTTTAATCGAACACTACGCCGGCGCCTTTCCGCTTTGGCTGTCCCCTGTCCAGGCAGTGATCGCGACTGTAACGGATAAACATATTCCCTGGGGTGAAGAGGTAAAAAGAATTCTTGTTGATGCAGGCATTCGGGTGGAAGGTGATTTTCGCAATGAGAAGCTGGGCTACAAGATCCGGGAAGCCCAGATGCAGAAAACGCCTTTCATGCTGGTGATTGGTGACCGGGAGATGGCAGCCGGCAAGGTTGCCCCGCGGCAAAGGGACGGGAAGAGCCTCGAGGCAATGACGCCTGAGGCGTTTATTGCCCATGTTGAGGAGCAATGTTCGCAGTTTAAATAGAAAGCGGAGCTTAATTTTCCGAATAAGCTTCCGGAGGTGAACCATAGCAAAAGATTTAAGCATAAACAGGGAGATCAAGGCCGCTTCGGTCAGGGTTATTGATGATGAGGGAAAGCAGCTCGGAGTGCTCTTGCTGAACGAGGCGCTGGCAGAGGCTTCAAAATCGGGACTGGATCTGGTGGAAGTTTCTCCCACGGCCGATCCGCCGGTATGCCGGATTATGGATTATGGGAAGTTCCGGTATCAGCAGAGCAAAAAGGTGCAGGTCGCCAAAAAAAGCCAGACGGTGATCCAGGTAAAAGAGATTCGCCTGCGGCCTAAAACCGAAGAGCATGACCGCGATGTAAAAATAAAGCATATAAAGCGATTTCTGGAAGAGCACGACAAGGTGAAGGTAACGGTGATGTTCCGGGGGCGCGAGATAGCCTATACCGACATTGGCCGGGGATTGATGGAGTCAATAAAGGAAGCGCTTGTCGATGACTGCGTTATCGATCAGCAGCCAAAATTAGAGGGGAGAAACATGGTGATGATTCTTTCTCCCAAGAAATAAAGTGATCATCTAAATAAAAACAAAAGCGATGGGCCGTAAAATTTGGCCCGTTGCCCAATAAAAAAGCGGGGTGAGGGAATGCCAAAAATCAAGACACATCGTGGCGCGGCAAAGAGGTTTTCTGTGACGGGAACCGGTAAAATTAGAAGAAACAAGGCCTTTGCCAGCCATATCATGACGACAAAGACAACCAAGAGGAAGAGAAATTTACGGCAATCAGCGATTCTTGACCATGCAAATGCAAAGGCAATCAAGAAGCTGATTCTCTACAAGTAGGATGTAAATTTAATGGTCAAAGGCGCAGGGGTTTGATTTGCCGTCTGCCTCTGACTGGGGAGATAAGGAGAGATGCGATGTCCAGGGTAAAGAGAAGTTTAACGGCCAAGAAAAAGAGAAGAAGCATTCTGAAAGCGGCGAAGGGTTTTTTACTTTCCCGTGGTAAGTTGTTGAGGACGGCCACGGAGGCGGTAAACAAAGCCATGGCTTATGCCTACCGCGACCGCAGGGTTAGAAAGAGGGAATTTAGAAGCCTTTGGATTGCAAGGATCAATGCGGCCGCCAGGATGAACAAGATATCGTACAGCCGCCTTATTGATGGTATGCACAAGGCGAGTATCGAGATTGACCGCAAGATGCTTTCCGATCTGGCGATTCATGACCCGCGCGGGTTTGAGCAGATAGTCGTCATTGCCAAAGGTGAGCTTCAGGCATGACGGGAGAGCTGGGAACTCTCCGCGAACAGGCGGAAGCAGAGCTGCTGAAGGCGGAAACTGAATCCGAATTTCAGGAGATTCGAACCCGTTATCTTGGGCGGAAGGGCTTGCTTACCGGGTTGCTGCGCAATATCGCCAATGTGCTGCCGCAAGACAGAGCCTTGTTCGGCAAGGAGTGTAACGAAGTCAAGGATTTGATTTCTGCGAGGATCGACCAGAGGCTTGCAGATATAATTGTTGCCGGCAAAGAAAAGGCCCTGCGCTCCGAACGGATTGATGTGACCCTGCCGGGCCGGGGAATGCGGTATGGCAGTCTCCATCCGGTCACGCAGGTTCGGGAAGAGATATGCGGGATTTTTGCCGGACTGGGTTTTTCCATTGTGGAAGGACCAGAGGTCGAGCTCGATTATTACAATTTTGAGGCGCTTAACATCCCCAAGGACCATCCG belongs to Syntrophales bacterium and includes:
- a CDS encoding nucleotide sugar dehydrogenase gives rise to the protein MNQVNILCIGAGYVGGPTMAMIAGKCPHCRVTVVDIDSERIAAWNSDNLPIYEPGLDELVRSSRGRNLFFSTDIEQGIRENEIIFVSVNTPTKSFGLGAGLAADLQYWEKTARQILEFSQSAKIVIEKSTLPVKTALAMERILNSGKQEIHFDVLSNPEFLAEGSAVHDLENPDRVLIGSRETKEGLKARGILADIFAHWVPRERILTSNIWSSELSKLVANAFLAQRISSINTISALCEKAEANVVEVSRAVGMDSRIGSKFLNASIGFGGSCFRKDILNLVYLCRNYGLNEVADYWEMVIRINDYQQERFIQGMLGAMFNTLAGKKIALFGFAFKADTGDTRESPAIYIARRLIEERAIVIVTDPQALKNARKDLSGDEGKVSYLEDPYSAAAGCHAIAVMTEWGIYKDLDFQRIYDSMEKPAFIFDGRNILEHRSCFEIGFNVYPIGKPPLTHF
- the rimM gene encoding ribosome maturation factor RimM (Essential for efficient processing of 16S rRNA); translated protein: MKLIEIGKVVRSHGLGGRIKVLSYLQSPDVLESVSDLFLGESPAAVVAYPLGGIQNGEGFFIMKLAGIDNRNEAEKLRGLLVWMSAEKMKPLQEDEYYWQDIIGMQAFTEENEPLGRIETVFPTGSNDVYVCRDDQREILIPALVEVIIKIDVERRVMVVRLPEGFFEQ
- the ffh gene encoding signal recognition particle protein, giving the protein MFENLSDKLDVIFRKLKGKGRLDEENIQAALKEIRIALLEADVNFRVVRDFIEEVKKRAVGQEVLESITPGQQVVKIVHERLIELMGTTSSQLRFGGRIPAPIMLVGLQGCGKTTTAVKLARLVAAGGKRVYLVSADVYRPAAMEQLKVLGEQIGAGIFDAAGLADPVEICRLAVEEARSSGYEVIIVDTAGRLAIDVPMMEELKKIKSLINPTEILFVADAMTGQDAVNVAGRFDELLGIDGVIMTKMDGDARGGAALSLKAVIGKPIKFVGAGEKIDALEVFHPERMASRILGMGDVLTLVEKAQEAVDVKQQRELEKKLRKNEFTLDDLRTQMKQISKMGPLQDVIGMLPGMNKVKALKDLKPDERELVRTGAIIDSMTPRERRNYLIIDGSRRKRIARGSGTTVQDVNTLLKNYVEMRKLMKRFTKGGIKSLRRGNFPF
- the rplS gene encoding 50S ribosomal protein L19, with product MNPIEFIEKEQMRGDIPDFSTGDTVKVFIRIVEGQKQRIQAFEGAVIRRRRGDIRASFTVRKVSYGIGVEKTFPMHSPSIDHVEVISRGKVRRSRLYYLRSLRGKRAKIKEAEK
- a CDS encoding ribonuclease HII, giving the protein MARNPEMGSFERRAGGRGYCAIAGIDEAGRGPLAGPVVAAAVVLPQGYEHPEINDSKKLSAKRRERLYDVIQRDAVAIGVGVSDVQVIDSINILRATLLAMKEAVCGLCPRPDYLLIDGLNGIVLDIPQEAIVRGDSLSISIAAASIIAKVSRDRLMEMYHRQFPAYNFLKNKGYGTKEHREAIVKYGRCKIHRRSFHVAGVDDLVASGSLL
- a CDS encoding KH domain-containing protein; the protein is MKELIAYIARALVDNPEMVNVTEVVGEQTSVLELRVAKEDLGKVIGKQGKTAKAMRTILSAASTKIHKRSVLEIVE
- the rpsP gene encoding 30S ribosomal protein S16 yields the protein MAVKIRLTRKGSKGKPIYRVVAADSQCPRDGAFLEILGNYDPNKNPAEVVLKEERIKQWIAVGARPTLTVSQLLRKKGIGV
- a CDS encoding YraN family protein; translation: MTFARLGVGKRGEELAAVYLAKVGYRIIERNYRCIFGEIDIVAEEGGSIVFIEVKSRRSIAYGDPQLAVGARKQKKISMVALNYIEEKHQHSRNARFDVVAVKILPAGTNIELIKNAFELAF
- the trmD gene encoding tRNA (guanosine(37)-N1)-methyltransferase TrmD, which produces MIRFDILTIFPEMFESPLQSSILKKAIDRGIIEVNLYDIRAYAEDRHRMTDDSPYGGGGGMVMKVEPIDRALSAVPLLNGDAPVILLTPQGEPLCQKMAKELALQPQLVMVCGHYEGVDERVRRHLVNREISIGDYVLTGGELSALVLLDAVSRFVPGVLGNSESAVTDSFAEGLLEYPHYTRPPEYRGWGVPNVLLSGNHREIEEWRRRQSLIRTRNKRPDLMGKAELTDKERLHLAE
- a CDS encoding SDR family oxidoreductase, giving the protein MNRILITGGAGFIGSHLCERLLAEGQEVLCLDNFFTGSKDNIIPFLNNKNFELIRHDIINPIYLEVDQIYNLACPASPVHYQYNPIKTIKTSVMGAINTLGLAKRVKARILQASTSEVYGDPEMHPQEEGYWGRVNPIGIRSCYDEGKRAAECLMMDYHRQNHLDIKIVRIFNTYGPRMAVNDGRVVSNFIVQALRGEEITVFGEGSQTRSFCYVDDLIDGLIRMMNSPEGFTGPVNIGNPQEFTILQLAQKIIDITNSSSKIVFRPLPQDDPTQRRPDITLAREKLGWEPQIQLDEGLKKTIDYFSGLIKNPHARSGRNE